A stretch of the Candidatus Chlorobium masyuteum genome encodes the following:
- a CDS encoding PAS domain S-box protein: MPKKNKVAASDNCQKKLAETKVAAAASKMLHSNFIDFMHNGYAFCRVVTEEGRPVDLIHIEVNKGYEQLTGLKNVIGRKITEVMPGIAESNPEFLEKHFKIAETGIAEKFDIYLEPLQKWYESSIYCPEKGYTVAIFDDITKRKQAEQALKSSERKFRSIMEQMSEIVFITDSNGQISFISPAIEKITGYKQHEVVGQRFTDFLSEEEVPSALSAYKEVMLKQSISHVIVLKFMKKNGTFFFGEVHVQYYHESGFSGTIGVIHDISERNRHERTRIEYEKKLLEGKLFLQSIYDTVNHSVFVIDVLPDGSYRYKSINRLHETRTGLKNEVISGKTPQEVLEPEVAAAVTAHYDQCIHNGSPTAYEEIHAFKGKPSWWRTILNPVRNDTGHIYRIIGTSTNITEHKLTEEKLKTLSFAIQQSPTVVVITDPEGNIEYINPTFTEHTGYSEKEVVGQNPRILKSGLMEDSVYEEFWKTILAGGVWHGEFHNKKKNGELYWEDAIVSAIVNQKGVITNFVAVKEDITEKKKLWVDLIASKEKAEESDRLKTAFLANISHEIRTPMNGILGFAELLKEPHLTGEEQAEYIELINQSGRRMLALINDIVDISRIEAGETMIHVEPTQVNKLLQNLCTFFRPLAANKKIALSCSKGLSNEESVIETDSAKLTQILTNLVQNGLKFSTKGEVGIGYSRKGDLLEFYVTDSGIGIPESMKESIFERFRQVDNSLTRHHEGSGLGLSISKAYVEMLGGTIRVESGEGNGSTFIFTLPFNPPGLQIAEHHSTVNEDKTGSLRGTTILLAEDDAVSRILIKRSLQEENLTILDAWNGRDAVEMIRQHPEIDLVLMDIKMPMMNGFEATREIKKLRADLPVIAQTAFTSKEERLKALDAGCDSFMSKPINKQKLIELIRLLLRK, encoded by the coding sequence ATGCCGAAAAAAAACAAGGTAGCCGCTTCAGATAACTGCCAAAAAAAACTTGCAGAGACAAAGGTGGCCGCCGCTGCCAGCAAAATGCTTCATAGCAACTTTATTGACTTCATGCATAACGGCTATGCCTTCTGCCGCGTGGTTACTGAAGAGGGGCGGCCGGTTGATCTGATTCACATAGAGGTCAACAAAGGGTATGAGCAATTGACCGGTCTGAAAAATGTTATCGGACGCAAAATTACTGAAGTGATGCCCGGAATCGCCGAATCCAATCCGGAGTTCCTCGAAAAACATTTCAAGATTGCTGAAACCGGAATTGCCGAAAAGTTTGACATCTATCTCGAACCGCTTCAAAAATGGTATGAATCATCCATTTACTGCCCGGAAAAGGGTTACACCGTAGCGATTTTCGATGATATCACCAAGCGCAAACAGGCTGAACAGGCGTTAAAGAGCAGTGAACGGAAGTTCCGCTCCATTATGGAACAGATGTCGGAGATTGTTTTTATTACCGACTCAAACGGGCAGATATCCTTTATCTCTCCGGCTATCGAAAAAATCACCGGCTACAAGCAGCACGAAGTAGTCGGACAACGCTTTACTGATTTTCTCTCGGAAGAGGAGGTACCATCTGCTCTCTCAGCATACAAGGAGGTGATGCTGAAGCAATCGATCTCTCACGTGATCGTGCTGAAATTCATGAAAAAAAACGGCACCTTTTTTTTCGGTGAAGTTCATGTACAGTATTACCATGAGAGTGGATTTAGCGGAACGATCGGTGTGATTCATGATATATCGGAAAGGAATCGCCATGAAAGAACCCGTATTGAGTATGAGAAAAAACTGCTCGAAGGCAAACTCTTTCTCCAGAGCATCTATGACACTGTCAATCACTCCGTTTTTGTAATTGACGTCCTCCCTGACGGCTCCTACCGCTACAAGAGTATCAACCGCCTTCATGAAACCCGGACAGGGTTGAAAAATGAAGTGATATCGGGAAAAACACCCCAGGAGGTGCTTGAACCTGAAGTCGCCGCTGCCGTTACAGCCCATTATGACCAATGCATTCATAATGGGAGCCCAACAGCGTACGAAGAGATTCACGCTTTCAAGGGTAAACCCTCATGGTGGAGAACTATCCTGAACCCGGTTCGCAACGATACCGGTCATATATACAGAATCATAGGAACGAGTACCAACATCACAGAGCACAAGCTGACTGAGGAGAAACTCAAAACCCTGAGTTTTGCCATTCAGCAGAGTCCCACCGTTGTCGTCATTACCGATCCCGAGGGCAATATCGAATACATCAACCCGACCTTTACCGAACACACCGGATATTCCGAAAAAGAGGTGGTCGGTCAGAATCCCCGTATTCTCAAGTCCGGTCTGATGGAGGATAGTGTCTATGAAGAGTTCTGGAAAACGATTCTGGCCGGAGGCGTCTGGCACGGAGAGTTCCACAACAAAAAGAAAAACGGTGAGCTCTACTGGGAGGATGCCATTGTTTCGGCCATTGTAAACCAGAAGGGCGTCATAACCAATTTCGTGGCGGTTAAGGAGGATATTACCGAGAAAAAAAAACTATGGGTTGACCTGATTGCCTCCAAAGAGAAAGCCGAGGAGAGTGACCGGCTGAAAACAGCTTTTCTTGCCAATATCAGCCATGAAATACGAACTCCGATGAACGGCATCCTCGGTTTTGCAGAACTGCTGAAGGAGCCCCATCTCACCGGTGAGGAGCAGGCTGAATACATTGAACTGATTAATCAGAGCGGCAGGCGCATGCTGGCTCTGATTAACGATATTGTTGATATCTCCCGTATTGAAGCCGGGGAGACCATGATTCATGTTGAGCCAACCCAGGTCAACAAGCTTCTGCAAAATCTCTGCACCTTTTTCAGGCCATTGGCCGCAAACAAGAAGATCGCTTTAAGCTGCTCAAAGGGTCTCTCTAACGAAGAGAGTGTGATTGAAACGGACAGTGCAAAGCTGACCCAGATCCTGACAAATCTTGTCCAGAACGGACTGAAATTCTCCACAAAAGGAGAGGTTGGCATCGGCTACAGCCGAAAAGGAGATCTCCTTGAGTTTTATGTTACCGATTCGGGTATCGGCATTCCGGAATCGATGAAGGAGAGCATTTTCGAGCGCTTCAGGCAGGTTGATAACTCATTAACCCGCCATCATGAAGGATCAGGTCTCGGATTGAGTATTTCAAAAGCCTATGTTGAAATGCTTGGCGGTACCATCCGGGTTGAATCCGGAGAGGGAAACGGAAGTACATTCATCTTTACACTCCCCTTTAATCCGCCTGGATTACAGATAGCTGAACACCATTCGACGGTCAATGAGGATAAAACAGGCTCATTGAGAGGCACAACGATTCTGCTTGCAGAGGATGACGCGGTCAGCCGAATTCTTATTAAACGAAGCCTTCAGGAGGAAAACCTTACCATTCTTGATGCCTGGAACGGCCGTGACGCGGTGGAGATGATCAGGCAGCATCCGGAGATTGATCTGGTGCTGATGGATATCAAAATGCCGATGATGAACGGATTTGAGGCAACACGGGAGATCAAGAAGCTTCGAGCAGATCTGCCGGTCATTGCCCAGACCGCATTCACCTCAAAAGAGGAGCGCCTGAAAGCGCTCGACGCTGGATGTGACAGCTTTATGAGCAAGCCGATCAACAAACAGAAGCTGATTGAGCTCATCCGGCTGCTGCTCCGCAAGTAA